AAACAGGAGGAGGACCAGTAACATCGACTGTGGAGAGCTTGCTGGTGGTGGGCAGCTGTGTGCCCTGTGCTCTCAGCCTGGCTGCATAAGGAGTGCCTTCCCTGGAAAAGCCAAAGATGCCTTTGACTAACAGGCCATTAGCCAGGCAGAGCACCTCATCCCTATCACCCTGGCActtgagaagtggaggcagggggattaccaCGAGTGCTAGACCCTCTCTAAAACCAAAACGCTAATAAGATAATGGCCCTTatctgtgctggatagttttatgtcaacttgacacaaactaagaGTCTCAGCTAAGAGAATGCCTCCAGattaggcaagcctgtagggcattttcataattagtgattgatggagaagggccctgcccattgtgggtggtgccatccctggggtgGCGGTCCTGGTTCTATAATAAAGCGGGCtgggcaagccaggggaagcaagccagtaagctgcatccctccatggcctctgcatcagctcctgcccccaggttcctgtcctgtttgagttcctgtcctgtcttccttcagtgatggactatgatctggaagtgtaaaccaaataaacccgttcctccccaacttgctttttggtcatggtgcttcgttgcagcaatagaaaccctaaaccAGCCCCAGTTGGCTCACTGCCTCCCTGTGGAGGAAGGGAATATCCATAGCCTCACAGATAACAGCCATACCCACAACCACACTGCTCATgatggcaggagggagggagggggtggtaACAGGACATGCTGTTTACATGGACAGACCTGGACAGACTGATGTGTGAGCATGCAGCAGATGCCATTCATGCAGCTCTACTCCCCAAGGTTCCCCGCACACTTCCTACCGAGGAGGCGGGTTCTCTATCCAAGTCAGGAGGTCGTTCCGGAAGATGAGGGCCTCCACCCTGTCGAGATCTGAGGTGCAGTGGGGCTGGATGAGCAGCAGGGTGGCTCTCTCACCTAGGGGCACGCACGTCACGGAGAAGTTGTTCTGGGTGTCACTCCAGTGCTGGAAGTTGCCAGTGCCGGAGATCATGGGCACAGACACCGAGATGCTGTTGTCCACCCAGAATTCATGGACTCCAGGCAGCTGAGAGAAACCTCTCATCGTTCCTGAAAGCAGCAGAGACCAAAGAGAAGCTCAACAGGGGTGGGGAAGCAGGGGCGGGACTCCTCCACCCtggctcctgcctcagcttcctccctCGCCTGCACTGCCCTGGAGACTTCACCCTCAGGTGTTCTGATACTTTTGTAAATTGCAGCCACTTGGGTAATTTCCCCTACAGCGATCCCCAAGAGCAGCAGGAGACACAGCCCATGATGGTGTGGAGTCCGAGGTCTCACATCTGACACCTGGAGAACTCGGTCTGTTCCTCTCTGACCAAGCAAGCTCAACCGAGACCCGTTCTGGTTTGCAAACTCACTTTTTCAAACCTTAGACAttatggtctggagagatggctccatggataACTACTTGCTCTATGCACCTGATGACCTGAGCCTAGAGCCCCAGCCCCTTGTGCCAGTGAGACATGGTTATGCAGGTCcataatgccagcactggggatgAGGGGATAGAAGGAcccttggagctcactggccagcctagAAGAAATGGTAAGCCCCAGGCTTGGTAAGAAATgctgtctataaataaataaataagtaaataaataaataaataaataaggaaaaaatagAAGACACTCAACCTGTTCCTCTGTACAGTATGCATACgcgtacaccacacacatataccaaaaaaaaaaaaaaaaaaaagatatttttagagcagcattcgattcccagcaacacTGAGCCCCTGGTTCGGCTTCCGGAGTCCTGCTCTCTCTGTGTCACCATGGAGTCCTTTGAGGCCATCAGTGGGCCGACACAGACACCCCAACTGTGCCCAGAGCCCTTGGTTCACATGGGGCCTGCTCTGATTGGACACTCGACAGGATTAGACAAACCTGCCATGACCTGTCCCAACTCGGTGGCATCACCAGAGCCATTTCTCTCTGCCTACTCACAACAGGTTGCTAGAGACTTTGGCCCCTGCCTCACACACAGCATATTTGAATGCAGCTGCCCAGGCTCCTGGCCCAAGCAAGACTCCACTGTCCAGCATCCCTTGCCCTGGAGACAGGTGTAACTCTACAGTGACCGATGCATCTGAACACAGGGCCTTGGGGCAGGGAtgaatccccaccaccaccatcccagcTGCTGAGGGCAGGAGGGAACTAGGGACAGGACAGGAAGGAAACACGTTCCAAGCTGAGCCACCCCAGCCTGATGCCACCGGCTCAGCCAGCACTGCACTCAGACATTGTTGCATTCTCCTTATGACTGCCCTACCCAGCACTGAATTCCGGCTCACACATGCCCCCAAGCCCTCCCATTTACCACGAAAGGGACATTTAGGAGTTCAGGGAGATAGGGCTGAGATTGAGGGGCAGGCTTGCTTGGCTCACGTAGCACCTGCTCTGATTGGTCCTGCTGTATGAAGTCAGGGGTCCCCAGTGTAACTCCAGCAAGAAGGGGTTGCTGGGTTCCGACTGCGTGGAAGTAGAATGGTCTTGacctcagagccctctctggtGAGTGATAAGAGCCCTTccctaagccaggcagtggtggggcacctgctttaatcccagcacttgggaggcagaggcaggtggatttctgagttcaaggccagcctggtctacaaagtgagttccaggacagccagggctacacagagaaaaaccctgtctcaaaaaaaaaaaaaaaaaaaaaaaaaaaaagcccttcccTAAAGGTCACTagagtggctcacacctgtgatcccagcactcagaacacTGAGGTAAGAAGTATTTCAGAGTCCAAGCCAGTCCAAGGtactcagtgagaccctgtcacacaCACGAAGCTCACATGAGAGAGACGCTGACAATCACTTCAGGGGCCTCAGGAATCTTCAGTTTAGGGGGAAAGCACTGAATTTTTGTCTCTAGCataaaagagaaatgagaaatggGGCACGGCTTCGAGAGCGACCCGAAGCTGTCTGTTCCCCGTTCTCCCCGTGCTCCCCAGACTCCTCTCTGCTCACCAGCCCTACTGTGGGCTGCGTAAACTTCTCCCAGTCATGTCCCCTAGTGTCATGGAACCTGCCAGGGCCATTCAAGCTCCGGGGACATCAAGTACTGGACAAAGAACACTGGAGAGACCACAAGCCCAAGGCCTCGAGGCCTCACTAGATACAAATACTAGATACAAATACAAAAACTGTCCCCAAGGCTGTTGCTAAGGGGACCTGGAGTTTCTGAGGCACATCTGCAACCTCATGGGTGTGAGGAAGAGGGCAGGCCTCTGGCAGATGGAGATAGGCAGAAAAGGCCAGGCAGCAGTGAGGACAGGACACGGGTGAGCATCCAGGTCTCTGAGAGCTGGCACAAcccatttttctccttctcctttgcgTAAACTTCTCCCAGTCATGTCCCCTAGTGTCGTGGAACctgcccctcttccccctcctcatctccttccttttcttccctctctctctctctctctcttcctccatttccccttcctcttttccttgacctttttcctcctcctccccttcctcctcttttctcctccccttcctcctccctttcctcctcccattcctcctcttttttctccttcccatcccttcccccattcttcctcctcttttctcctctcattccttctccccttcctccccttcctcctccctttcctcctcccattcctcctctttttttctccttcctattcctccccattcttcctcctctccctcctcctcctccctcctcccattcctccccttcctctcctttttctcctccttacCATTTCTCCTCCattcctcctcatcttccaccaccccttcctcctcctccctcctcccactcccccttttcctcctccttcccattcctcctcccattcctcctcctttcttcctcccattcctcctctttttttcctccttcccattcgtcccccttttctccttctcttcctcctccccttcctcctcctccatcctacCATTCCTccccctttttcctcctccttcccattccttctcccacccttctcctcttccctccttacctccctcctcccattcctcctccatcccttcccttcACCTCTCTCTATTCCCTCCCGGCTGGTTCTGCAGTCCTCTACAGCAAGCCATGACCGGCACTGCTGCCCTTTAGAAgtgctcctttctcagtgatcgTCTTCCCAGGGTTTCTCATGAGGACTGTGGCTCAGTTCCAGGCTCCTCGCCAACTTACACAGGTGTAGCCACCCTTCACCAGTCTCAGAGCTGTCTCGTTCCCTCGACATTCTGGCCTCCCCCTTTCCCAGTCTCAAGGCAGGCCAAGGTCTTTCCCCATGTGAATTTATAAACTGCAAAGATATTGACACAGTGGCCAGTCATCCCTGATCCCTCTACCCCATGCCGGGATGTCTTCCTGCTGGCCCCACCAATGCACCCCTCCTCTAGTAACCTCAATTTGAAGATCTGGGACCCTAGCATCTGTTCCCAGAACAGTGTCCCTGGACCACTGCACACCTTTGGGTGGTATATggacccctcacacacacacccctgcagtGCTGTCAGGGGCCAAAGTCTGACCTTCTAGAAATAAAACTGCCCTGCTCAGCCTACTGGAGAAAGAGCATCCTCACAGGGTGTGCCACCTCTGAGCCCCTCCACCCTCACTCCCACCCTGACCTACCAAGGCTTTGCAAGGATGTTTGCCCTTGGCCTCCTCCTCCAGCCTGTTCCAGCTCACTCCCTTTTCCACCTCACAGGTAGCAATGTTCCCTGCAGTGTTGCCTCAGGCATTTGCCCTTGGGGGTCTCCATACTTGCTGATGTTTAATAAGAAACCTGGAGGATCAGGATCTCAAGCCCCTCAAAGACCCCTGCCCGGTCTTACAAGTAGTAAGAGATCATCGAATGGATGAGCATCTTCCTGGACAGGGATATGTGTGCAGCTCCCCCTGTGAGCGGGTGAGCTGGGTGTTCCTGTGGGGGTCAACCACCGTAGTCTCAGGAGTATGACACAGCCCAGAAAGGCAGTTGggtagggaggcagaggctgtgcCATCTTGAGccaagtttgctttttttttagcCTCCAGGGCTTCACCAGGCACACAGAGGCAGAAACCAGTCACCTCTGTCCATCTCACACATGACCCATGGGGATGTCATGGAAACCCAGTGCTGCCTCTGGTACAACCAGGACCAGTGACCCAAGTGTTTGCCTCACCTTGGAAGTGAACGTAGGTGTTGAAAAGTAGGGTGCTGTCTGTACTGACCCCCTCCAGTGGCAAGTTCATCTTCCACCCTGTCACAGCCTTTATGaacctgttgattttctcagtggCAAGAACTGGGTCAGTGGATAAATCCAGAGAGCGTGGGAAGAGGGCAGGGGTAAAGAGAGCCAGGCTCTGAACAAATGAGTGCTTTAGACGAAAGCCTGGAGCAGTGAAGAGCCCCACCACAATGGACTGTAGCAGGGGTGTCTGGCTGCTGCTCCCACCCTGGGTGACCAGCAAGCCCTGAATGGCCCGCAGGGCAGCGAGGACCTTGTGTCCATCTAGTCGGGAGGTGCAGTCTCCCTCCTTCACAGGGACATCCAGCAGCGTCTGCAGCTGGCTGGCCGTGGGATCTAAGGATCCAAGGTAGAAAGAGACCAGGGTGCCAAAGAGAGCTGGTGGTGAGAGGATGGCCCCACTGGCCCCACTTCCTGCCTCATTCAGCATCTTGTACATGCGGAAGCCCACGAAGTTGGCGATCATTGCGACCTGGGCAGCCCGCTTCCGGTCCTCATCCTCTAGCTTCTCGGCGGCCAGCACGAGCTGATCATGCAGGGTCTTCTCATTCACAGGGGAGGTCTTGGCCTGAATGGGCACAGGCTCGAACGTTGACTCTGGGAGTGTCTCCACACTGGGGTTCTCCAGCTGGGCGCAGGTGCTCTTGTTGTGGTAAAGGAGATGGAAGGGGTGGATGTATACGCGGTCCCCAGCCGTCAGGCTGACCCAGGTCAAGATGCAGAAGATGGTGGCCTTCAGGCCTGCCCCCGTGGGAGTCATCTCCGATCTGTGCATTTGCTTCTGTGTATCCTGGAAAAACATTTTTCGAGAGTGACAAGAGATTATTTAGAGCCCTGAAGCCAAACCTTTAGCTACCCTGGTATTCCCAGTGGCTATAATGTACATCCTGTGGCTAAATAGCCATGTGCTGTTCACACTCTCTGAGCTACTGGCTTTGGGAGTCAGGCTGActtttcttcatcccattccaGGGTGTGCACGTGTGTTTGTACAGTCGGTCTCTGCTGGGTGTCTTCAGAGCCTGATCTGATGTTTGCCATGTGTCTGGCGCTTCTAGCCATCCCTTGCGGtctgtttctgcttttgtttgctATGTACTTAAGAACTCACTCAAAGCCAAAAGCGCGGCTGCTGTAGATAGCCCAGGAGACGGCACCTACAGCGGGGGCCAGTCAGGAGAAGGAGAGCAGTCAGAGATCCGTGGGAACCCAGGATGTTCCGGGTGGAAAGCACACTCATCCACTGAACTGCTCCCAGATCTCCTTGCTAACATTCCCACCTCCAGGGCCCTGCGGTGTGCCTGTCTGACGATGGAGTCCGAGGCTTCTTGAGTTGCTAGGTAGGTGCTGTACCATTACAGCCCACTCCAGACAAGGTTCATGCAGCcccagctggtcttgaactcaccatgTATAGAGTAGGATGGCTTGGagttctaatcctcctgcctccacctcccgcaTTACAGGTGCACCCCACCACTTGTAGTTTCTAAGTGGGCTAGGGATTGACCCAGGCTCTCGTGCATGCTTGGAAAGCATTCTATCAACGAGTTACATCTCTAGTTCTCTTTTGACTTTTTATTGTAAGACAAAGTCCAGTAAATCGCCCTGCTTAACCTTGAAATCACTATATTATATGAGCTTGtaaccctcctgcttcagcctctgccaTAGCTGGAATTCCAGGCCTGCTCCACCACATTCATCAGAATGTGACTGTATTTGGCAATAGCACCTTTAAAGACAAGGTAAAACGAGCCCTCCCCAGTGGGCTCCGATGCAAATTGGCTGGCATTCTTATACACAGAGAGCAGCAAGGGACAGGGCTACAGATCAGTTGGCGAAGTGTTTCTATTGCAAGCTTGAGGGCCTGACCTGGATCCTCAGAACCCGTGCAAAAACACTaggtgtgggggctggagagatggctcagcggttaagagcactgactgctcttccagaggtcctgagttcaaatcccagcaaccacatggtggttcacaaccatctgtaatgagatctgatgccctcttctggtgtgtctgaagatagctacagtgcacttatataataaataaataagtaaataaataaataaataaatcttaaaaaaatactagGTGCAATAGCATATGCATGTAACCTCAGAGCTCAGGCACTGGAGACAGGTAGATTCCTGGGGCTTGACTCCCTAGGGTTCTCTCTAGCCTGTCTCAAAGGAGATGAACACCATTTTGACACGACATGAAAGGTTGTCATCCAGTCACTATACACATGAGAACacacatatgcgcacacacacacacacacacacacacacacacacacacacacacacacgaggataTCAGGGTACAGGAAGAGAAATCTATTAGAGtcacagggagaggagggaatttgcaagacaaaggcagagagaggcccCAGGAGAACTTGGCTCTGACcatgccttgctttgggtttctgGAGGTTCTCTTGTTATCTATCATACTAGGCTGTGGCACAGTCCTGGTAGAACCAGGCATACAAGTGACAAAGGCTAAGAGTTTATTCCTGGAGGACATGTGGATGGCCCACTGGGTTTTGTGGAGCCTTTGTACCCACGTGGGTGTGCCCTAGGGTTGATTTTAGTGTCCATGAGATCCTAGCCTGCAGCCATAATTGAGAGCCAAAGGCCTTGCCCAAGCCCAGGTCCTTCAGATATGCTCCAGGCAGGCTGGATCCCACACAGCAGCTAAAGAAGACTCTATAATTGGTTCATCTGCCCAGCCTGCTCACCCACGGTTGGTTTCAGTGGTCTATGGTAAGGCAAGGAATTGATTCACCCAGATGGCTATGAGGTACAGGAAGGGCTTGGGGCTCTGGCCAGTCATGGACCAGGGGATGGGGTGGTCCATTGAGCTGGATAGCCTTTCCCAGCCTCAGATACCACCCACAGTACATAGACTTAGCCTTGGATCCCAGAGGAAGGCTCCTGAGCTGACTCTGCAAAGCCTACCTCTTATTCCTCTGGTCCTAGTGTGGGAAGGTGAGTTCTATCCATCCTTCAGTTCTGACCAAGCAGACCATGTGCGCTTGCTTCTATAGGAACCAGCCTGGCATGTGGCTTCCAACCCCTTACCTCACTGTGGCCACCACTGTGAGCCTTGGCACCTCAACCCTGACTGAGGTCACCTTGacccttcctttctgctgcttCACCTTTCCATGTACAACCCTCCACCAAACCACCTGCAAGGTCCCTAGGTGAGGATCTTAATGTCCGTATTGTTCTGTTGAAGGTGCTGCAGACAT
The Mus musculus strain C57BL/6J chromosome 8, GRCm38.p6 C57BL/6J genome window above contains:
- the Agt gene encoding angiotensinogen isoform X1; its protein translation is MHRSEMTPTGAGLKATIFCILTWVSLTAGDRVYIHPFHLLYHNKSTCAQLENPSVETLPESTFEPVPIQAKTSPVNEKTLHDQLVLAAEKLEDEDRKRAAQVAMIANFVGFRMYKMLNEAGSGASGAILSPPALFGTLVSFYLGSLDPTASQLQTLLDVPVKEGDCTSRLDGHKVLAALRAIQGLLVTQGGSSSQTPLLQSIVVGLFTAPGFRLKHSFVQSLALFTPALFPRSLDLSTDPVLATEKINRFIKAVTGWKMNLPLEGVSTDSTLLFNTYVHFQGTMRGFSQLPGVHEFWVDNSISVSVPMISGTGNFQHWSDTQNNFSVTCVPLGERATLLLIQPHCTSDLDRVEALIFRNDLLTWIENPPPRAIRLTLPQLEIRGSYNLQDLLAEDKLPTLLGAEANLNNIGDTNPRVGEVLNSILLELKAGEEEQPTTSVQQPGSPEALDVTLSSPFLFAIYEQDSGTLHFLGRVNNPQSVV
- the Agt gene encoding angiotensinogen precursor is translated as MTPTGAGLKATIFCILTWVSLTAGDRVYIHPFHLLYHNKSTCAQLENPSVETLPESTFEPVPIQAKTSPVNEKTLHDQLVLAAEKLEDEDRKRAAQVAMIANFVGFRMYKMLNEAGSGASGAILSPPALFGTLVSFYLGSLDPTASQLQTLLDVPVKEGDCTSRLDGHKVLAALRAIQGLLVTQGGSSSQTPLLQSIVVGLFTAPGFRLKHSFVQSLALFTPALFPRSLDLSTDPVLATEKINRFIKAVTGWKMNLPLEGVSTDSTLLFNTYVHFQGTMRGFSQLPGVHEFWVDNSISVSVPMISGTGNFQHWSDTQNNFSVTCVPLGERATLLLIQPHCTSDLDRVEALIFRNDLLTWIENPPPRAIRLTLPQLEIRGSYNLQDLLAEDKLPTLLGAEANLNNIGDTNPRVGEVLNSILLELKAGEEEQPTTSVQQPGSPEALDVTLSSPFLFAIYEQDSGTLHFLGRVNNPQSVV